In Aedes albopictus strain Foshan chromosome 3, AalbF5, whole genome shotgun sequence, the following are encoded in one genomic region:
- the LOC109406548 gene encoding mucin-2-like: MSYSISLFVSLLMFLPTNINSVAVLPGILVRAASDFKAREYTAVPCTASKLTSCQACDTIRVCLGGLFNSLNLSRKCSSATPYCNQNGDESATCGSTPDEQCRTEGSLVEEFTCMGTGYFPDPESCENYYYCEREGGLADQYQCPKGYRYNSKSTMCQRFLLNRCQSAKCDSGSQKVFVPYPQDNSYYVFCQFDYGQPDPTLVKTYMLSCGKGSKFNYQRQMCEYQCRRVGMFANTANPRQYFLCSRTGFRWELKVLNCREGYLFDESLRRCNRDPLATSTTTPLPTTSGTTTSTSTVVTASTTNDPCTTSESTTTTSPATIETTTVNPSTTGETTTTMSPTTAETSASIQTTSTVTTAKSTTTLQSSTAPQSTTVGSTTVVPTKTLEITTTEVYTTGHVSTLETSTLTDTIITGTNPVVTTIKSTTILEASTTEPPSTTIDSTTLESIRTPETTTTQAGTTEAVSTVEPLTTIVTTGKSTTTSETAEPQSTAVGSTTYKPTMSPEIITTEVHTTEEVSTVEPSTTTITTVKSTTTLEASTVVSQSPTVESTTVETTKTPEITTTEVGTTEEASTVEPFTTIVPTTKPTTTSETSTAKPQSTTFGRTTVEPTKTPDITTTEIRTTDEVSAIQPSDSTDTTTTVTTVKSTTILDTSTAEPQSTAVASTAVVPTKTLEITSTEVRTTIDASTVEPPSPTDATTSVTSVKPTISLDTSTANPQFITVGSTTVEPTKTPEITTTEIRTTEEVSTAESPITATVKSTTALETTTAKPQSITVGSTTVEPPTTPEITTTEKPQLLNLNQQQLEAQRRLQRTPQQRIVLPMKLPLLNHLLLLILLQ; the protein is encoded by the exons ATGTCTTACTCTATTTCGCTGTTTGTTTCGTTGTTGATG TTTTTACCAACTAATATCAACAGCGTTGCtgttctcccgggaattctggTTCGTGCTGCTTCAGACTTCAAGGCCAGAGAATATACTGCAGTGCCATGCACAGCCAGCAAGTTGACCAGTTGCCAAGCGTGTGATACCATCCGGGTTTGCCTAGGAGGACTATTCAACAGCCTAAATCTCTCGCGGAAGTGTTCCTCGGCGACGCCGTATTGTAACCAAAACGGGGACGAAAGTGCAACCTGCGGATCGACTCCAGATGAACAGTGTAGAACGGAGGGATCTTTGGTCGAGGAGTTTACTTGTATGGGTACCGGATACTTTCCGGATCCGGAATCGTGCGAAAACTATTACTACTGTGAGCGCGAAGGAGGGCTTGCCGATCAGTATCAATGTCCCAAGGGGTATCGTTACAATAGCAAAAGTACTATGTGccaaagatttcttttgaatcgGTGTCAATCGGCGAAGTGTGATTCAGGTAGCCAGAAAGTGTTTGTTCCTTATCCACAGGATAATTCTTATTATGTGTTTTGTCAGTTCGATTATGGCCAACCGGATCCCACGTTGGTAAAAACCTACATGTTATCGTGTGGTAAAGGATCAAAATTCAATTACCAACGGCAGATGTGCGAGTATCAATGCAGAAGAGTCGGAATGTTCGCGAATACAGCCAATCCTAGGCAGTACTTTTTGTGTAGTCGAACAGGTTTCCGATGGGAGTTAAAAGTTTTGAACTGCAGAGAAGGATATCTTTTTGATGAATCCTTGAGAAGATGCAATCGAGACCCATTGGCTACGAGTACAACAACTCCTCTCCCAACGACGTCTGGAACAACAACCAGTACCTCTACTGTAGTCACAGCAAGCACCACCAATGATCCTTGCACAACATCTGAGTCTACCACCACCACTTCCCCTGCAACAATAGAAACTACCACAGTTAA TCCGTCAACCACTGGCGAAACTACAACTACAATGAGCCCTACAACTGCTGAAACTTCTGCTTCAATTCAAACTACATCAACCGTCACCACGGCCAAATCAACGACTACTTTACAGAGCTCAACAGCACCTCAATCAACAACTGTTGGAAGCACTACTGTTGTGCCTACGAAGACTCTAGAGATCACCACCACAGAGGTTTATACAACCGGACATGTTTCCACTCTTGAAACATCTACTTTAACTGATACAATTATTACAGGTACCAATCCAGTAGTCACCACGATCAAATCTACAACAATTTTGGAAGCATCCACTACAGAACCTCCATCAACAACAATTGACAGTACTACCCTTGAGTCAATCAGGACTCCAGAGACCACCACTACACAGGCTGGTACAACCGAAGCAGTTTCCACTGTTGAACCACTAACAACAATCGTCACCACGGGTAAATCTACGACAACATCAGAAACTGCAGAACCGCAATCAACAGCAGTTGGAAGCACTACTTATAAGCCTACAATGAGTCCAGAGATCATCACTACAGAAGTTCATACAACCGAAGAAGTCTCCACTGTTGAACCATCTACCACAACCATCACTACGGTCAAATCTACCACAACTTTAGAAGCCTCAACTGTAGTATCTCAATCCCCAACAGTTGAAAGTACTACTGTTGAGACTACAAAGACTCCAGAGATCACAACTACAGAGGTTGGTACTACCGAAGAAGCCTCCACTGTTGAACCATTTACGACAATCGTCCCAACGACCAAACCTACAACAACTTCAGAAACTTCAACTGCAAAACCTCAATCTACAACATTTGGACGTACTACTGTTGAGCCTACGAAAACTCCAGATATCACCACAACAGAGATTCGAACAACTGATGAAGTCTCCGCTATTCAACCATCTGATTCAACTGATACTACTACAACCGTCACAACGGTCAAATCTACAACAATTTTAGACACTTCTACGGCAGAACCACAATCCACAGCAGTTGCAAGTACTGCTGTTGTGCCTACGAAGACCCTAGAGATCACCTCTACAGAGGTTCGTACAACCATAGATGCGTCCACTGTTGAACCACCTAGTCCAACTGATGCTACTACATCCGTCACATCGGTCAAACCTACCATATCTTTAGACACCTCTACTGCAAACCCTCAATTCATTACAGTTGGAAGCACTACTGTTGAGCCTACGAAGACTCCAGAGATCACCACAACAGAGATTCGAACAACCGAAGAAGTCTCTACTGCTGAATCACCCATCACTGCAACCGTCAAATCTACAACAGCTTTAGAAACCACAACTGCAAAACCTCAATCAATAACAGTTGGAAGCACTACTGTTGAGCCACCGACAACTCCAGAGATCACTACTACAGAG AAACCTCAACTGCTGAACCTCAATCAACAACAGTTGGAAGCACAACGAAGACTTCAGAGAACACCACAACAGAGAATCGTACTACCGATGAAGCTTCCACTATTGAACCATCTGCTTCTACTGATACTACTTCAATAA
- the LOC109398504 gene encoding uncharacterized protein LOC109398504 — MASRVVLLVCALVQLSTAAVEVPGRLVKSSSAVSFSSFAAATEPTCDGFSVYTVCSDCNNVLVCLGSTNSKKNCTATSPTTPYCVNGACSASYDSAGECTPSGVTCTGVGFFPDPKVCQNYHYCEAVGEESSVYECPPNYVYNAETTLCKQKVYATDCVTVKCDESKVFVAYGTSKKYYAFCQFANSVATSIQVLMCPDGYSFDGSNCVFKCPGAGNYGHMDPKKYFQCYYSGSQLIYTIQSCPSGKNYDKDLRVCTTPKTTTTLKPTTTAQPNV; from the coding sequence ATGGCTTCCAGAGTGGTTCTACTTGTCTGTGCCCTGGTTCAGCTCTCAACGGCTGCGGTCGAAGTACCTGGCAGATTGGTGAAAAGTTCGTCGGCCGTATCGTTTTCGTCATTTGCCGCAGCAACGGAACCAACCTGCGATGGATTCAGCGTTTATACCGTATGCAGCGATTGCAACAACGTACTGGTTTGCCTGGGATCGACTAACAGCAAGAAGAACTGCACAGCGACGAGCCCAACTACACCCTACTGCGTGAATGGTGCATGTTCTGCATCGTACGATAGTGCTGGAGAATGTACGCCTTCTGGAGTAACCTGTACTGGAGTTGGATTCTTCCCGGATCCCAAAGTTTGCCAGAACTACCACTACTGCGAAGCCGTTGGTGAGGAATCTTCCGTATACGAATGTCCACCAAATTACGTGTACAACGCGGAAACCACTCTCTGCAAGCAGAAGGTCTACGCTACGGACTGCGTAACGGTAAAGTGTGACGAGAGCAAGGTGTTCGTCGCCTATGGCACCAGTAAGAAGTACTACGCCTTCTGTCAGTTCGCGAATAGCGTGGCAACGAGCATTCAAGTGCTGATGTGTCCCGATGGCTACAGCTTTGATGGAAGCAACTGCGTGTTCAAGTGTCCGGGAGCGGGTAACTATGGACACATGGATCCGAAAAAGTATTTCCAGTGCTATTACTCCGGATCACAGCTGATCTACACGATCCAGAGTTGTCCCAGTGGAAAGAACTACGACAAGGATTTACGAGTCTGTACCACTCCGAAGACGACGACCACTTTAAAGCCGACGACCACTGCACAGCCCAACGTGTAA